The following are encoded in a window of Prevotella melaninogenica genomic DNA:
- a CDS encoding HU family DNA-binding protein produces the protein MAFFKKVKKKLTGLWYPEAITVGKPVTTDQVADRLALISTVSRGDTYAVLKDLGGVMASFMAEGRTVKLEGVGTFYYTINADKGIAKPEEVTAKQIKGIRVRFIPETSRTQSNKVATRSLVSDNIYWEEWKEKKSLTPAPEPKEKENKQEGGPVAG, from the coding sequence ATGGCATTTTTTAAGAAAGTAAAGAAGAAGCTAACAGGGCTATGGTATCCAGAAGCAATAACCGTGGGGAAGCCCGTAACAACAGATCAAGTGGCTGACCGATTGGCATTGATTTCAACCGTGAGTCGTGGTGACACGTATGCTGTACTGAAGGACTTAGGTGGTGTGATGGCATCCTTCATGGCGGAGGGTCGCACGGTGAAGTTGGAGGGCGTGGGCACGTTTTACTACACCATTAACGCCGATAAAGGTATCGCAAAACCAGAAGAAGTCACGGCAAAGCAGATAAAGGGCATTCGTGTACGCTTCATTCCCGAGACTTCGCGCACGCAGAGTAACAAAGTTGCCACTCGTTCGCTGGTTTCGGATAATATTTATTGGGAAGAGTGGAAGGAGAAAAAAAGCCTCACCCCCGCCCCCGAGCCGAAAGAAAAGGAGAATAAACAAGAGGGTGGACCAGTGGCAGGGTAA
- a CDS encoding MerR family transcriptional regulator has protein sequence MAENPRKLYYSIKEVAQQINVTESLLRYWETEFPHLRPKTTGNRVRQYTEKDIEQIKVIYNLVKVRGFKIAAARKMLQENRSGADKSQKVMETLFSVRDQLKELKKQLDGLV, from the coding sequence ATGGCAGAGAATCCGCGCAAACTGTATTATTCTATCAAGGAAGTGGCACAGCAGATTAACGTTACGGAGAGTCTGTTGCGATACTGGGAAACTGAGTTTCCACACCTTCGTCCTAAGACGACGGGTAATCGTGTACGCCAATATACGGAGAAAGACATTGAACAGATCAAGGTTATTTACAACCTTGTCAAGGTGCGTGGCTTTAAGATTGCTGCAGCTCGCAAGATGTTGCAGGAGAATAGAAGTGGTGCTGACAAGAGCCAAAAGGTTATGGAAACCCTCTTCTCTGTGCGCGACCAGCTGAAAGAACTTAAGAAGCAGTTAGATGGTTTAGTATAG
- a CDS encoding copper homeostasis protein CutC, translating into MNRTDFEIEICANSVESCIEAQKGGANRVELCMGIPEGGTTPSYGEIKMAREVLTDTRLHVIIRNRGGDFLYTEQELQRMAMDIDLCRDLGVDGVVFGCLTAEGDIDMKSNEYLMSHAKGMSVTFHRAFDRCREPEKALKQLISLGFDRVLTSGQQPTAEEGIPLLQRLNQLANGRIKIMAGCGVNEKNIARIRQKTAVPAFHFSAREPQASRMTYSNPSVYMGAEGADEDTIMLTTERRVRNTIDTLMRMMA; encoded by the coding sequence ATGAACCGAACTGATTTTGAGATAGAGATATGTGCTAATAGCGTTGAAAGCTGCATAGAAGCACAGAAAGGTGGAGCTAATCGTGTAGAACTCTGCATGGGTATTCCCGAAGGTGGCACCACACCATCTTATGGTGAAATAAAAATGGCGAGAGAAGTATTGACTGATACTCGCCTACATGTCATTATTCGCAACCGTGGTGGCGACTTCCTTTATACCGAACAGGAACTTCAGCGTATGGCAATGGACATTGACCTCTGTCGTGACTTGGGGGTAGATGGCGTTGTTTTTGGCTGCCTGACGGCTGAAGGAGACATTGACATGAAATCCAATGAATATCTGATGTCTCACGCAAAAGGAATGAGTGTTACCTTCCATCGTGCTTTTGATCGCTGCCGTGAACCAGAGAAAGCCTTGAAACAGCTCATCTCTCTTGGTTTTGATAGAGTACTGACTTCAGGACAGCAACCCACTGCCGAGGAGGGTATTCCCCTACTCCAGCGATTAAACCAGTTGGCAAATGGTCGTATAAAAATCATGGCTGGATGTGGTGTGAACGAAAAGAACATTGCTCGCATACGCCAAAAAACAGCCGTACCTGCTTTCCACTTCTCTGCCCGTGAGCCACAAGCAAGTCGCATGACCTACTCTAACCCTTCTGTTTATATGGGTGCTGAGGGTGCTGATGAAGACACAATTATGTTGACAACAGAGCGCAGAGTGAGGAATACCATCGATACTTTGATGAGAATGATGGCGTAA
- the surE gene encoding 5'/3'-nucleotidase SurE: protein MNSKKPLILISNDDGYHSNGIRTLVSFLSDFAEIVVCAPEAGRSGFSCAFSVVDYLLLKKRNNIPNCEVWSCSGTPVDCVKLALDRILVDRKPDLILGGINHGDNSSVNNHYSGTMGIAYEGCMKYIPSIAFSSCDYDPNADLSYLRDYVRLIVKKVLADGLSKGVCLNVNFPKVEKFAGLKVCRMGWGSWTREVEACKHPRGFDYYWMTGHYRNDEPDATDNDQWALAHGYVTVTPSKIDVTDYEVLDKMKSWESL from the coding sequence ATGAATTCTAAGAAACCACTCATACTTATATCTAACGATGATGGATACCACTCTAATGGTATTCGTACGCTCGTTTCATTTCTTTCTGATTTTGCAGAAATTGTTGTCTGTGCCCCTGAAGCAGGACGTTCGGGTTTCTCATGTGCTTTTTCGGTGGTTGACTATCTGCTGTTGAAGAAACGGAATAATATCCCTAACTGTGAAGTTTGGTCATGTTCGGGTACGCCTGTAGACTGTGTGAAACTGGCGTTAGACCGTATTCTTGTTGACCGAAAGCCTGACCTTATCTTGGGAGGTATCAATCATGGAGATAATTCATCAGTCAATAATCATTACAGCGGGACGATGGGTATTGCCTATGAGGGGTGTATGAAATATATCCCTTCTATTGCCTTTTCAAGTTGTGATTACGACCCTAATGCCGACCTATCTTACCTACGTGATTACGTAAGACTTATTGTCAAGAAAGTTCTTGCTGATGGTCTGTCAAAAGGTGTCTGCCTAAATGTGAACTTCCCTAAGGTTGAGAAGTTTGCAGGGCTGAAAGTTTGCCGTATGGGGTGGGGGAGTTGGACAAGAGAGGTTGAGGCTTGTAAGCATCCTCGTGGCTTCGATTACTATTGGATGACAGGGCATTATCGTAACGATGAGCCTGATGCAACCGATAATGATCAGTGGGCATTGGCGCATGGATATGTAACTGTTACGCCATCGAAGATTGACGTGACGGATTATGAAGTGCTCGATAAGATGAAATCGTGGGAATCTCTTTAA
- the alaS gene encoding alanine--tRNA ligase: MMTANEIRDSYLKFFESKGHVIVPSAPMVIKDDPTLMFTNAGMNQWKDIILGTKDPEPRRRTDSQKCLRVSGKHNDLEEVGRDAALSHHTMFEMLGNWSFGDYFKEGAIDYAYEYLVDVLHLDPKDLYVTVFEGDKAEGISRDDEAASYWEKHFPKNHIVNGNKHDNFWEMGDTGPCGPCSEIHIDFRSEEEKAKVPGEELVNKDHPQVIEIWNIVFMQFNRKADGSLDPLKMHVIDTGMGFERLVRLMQGKNSNYDTDIFAPVIAEIEKISGKKYNHTFPEGDNGEGVNDEQKVDIAMRVVADHLRAVAFSIADGQLPSNAKAGYVIRRILRRAVRYAYTFLDQKEAFMYKLLNVLVREMGTAYPELTAQRELIGRVMKEEEDSFLRTLEKGIMLLNGAMDELKAHGQTQLDGKEAFRLFDTYGFPLDLTELICAENGYTVDEKQFNEEMEQQKARARNAAAVENGDWEVLREGEQEFVGYDYTEYECHILRYRKVTQKKNSFYELVLDYTPFYGEMGGQVGDQGVLVSEDETINVIDTKRENNQSVHIVKELPKNLEADFMACIDTEKRDASAANHTATHLLDYALKQVLGEHAEQKGSYVSPDTLRFDVSHFQKITDEELRKVERLVNEMIRKDYPMDEHRDTPMEEAKKMGAVALFGEKYGDKVRVVRFGPSCEFCGGIHATSTGRIGFFKIVGESSVAAGVRRIEAMTGETCENAIYALEDTLRDLKSMFNNAKDLKAVLTKFVEENDSIKKELESFRAQAVSRAAKNMVEHAETVNGVHVVKAVLPIDPASAKDIVFKVREALPEKLVCVLGSVYENRPLLSIMLSDDMVKDHDLNAGKIIREAAKLIQGGGGGQPHYAQAGGKNADGIRSAVDKVIELISL, encoded by the coding sequence ATGATGACAGCAAACGAAATCCGCGACTCTTACTTGAAATTCTTTGAGTCGAAGGGACACGTTATCGTACCGTCTGCCCCTATGGTTATCAAGGACGACCCTACGCTGATGTTCACTAATGCTGGTATGAACCAGTGGAAAGATATTATCCTCGGAACAAAGGATCCAGAGCCTCGCCGCCGCACTGACTCACAGAAATGTCTGCGTGTTAGTGGTAAACACAATGACTTGGAAGAGGTTGGTCGTGATGCAGCTCTCAGCCACCACACGATGTTTGAGATGTTAGGTAACTGGAGCTTTGGTGACTATTTTAAAGAAGGAGCAATTGATTACGCATACGAATACCTTGTAGACGTACTCCACCTTGACCCAAAAGACCTCTATGTAACCGTCTTTGAGGGTGATAAGGCAGAGGGAATATCACGTGATGATGAGGCAGCAAGCTACTGGGAGAAGCATTTCCCAAAGAATCATATCGTCAACGGAAACAAGCACGATAACTTCTGGGAGATGGGTGACACAGGTCCTTGTGGTCCTTGTTCAGAGATTCATATTGACTTCCGTTCAGAGGAAGAGAAGGCAAAGGTGCCTGGTGAGGAACTTGTAAACAAGGATCACCCACAGGTTATTGAGATTTGGAACATCGTGTTCATGCAGTTTAATCGTAAGGCAGACGGCAGTCTTGACCCATTGAAGATGCATGTTATCGATACTGGTATGGGCTTTGAACGTCTCGTTCGTCTCATGCAGGGCAAGAACTCTAACTACGATACAGATATCTTTGCACCAGTTATTGCAGAGATTGAGAAGATTTCAGGCAAGAAGTATAACCACACCTTCCCAGAGGGTGATAATGGTGAAGGCGTCAATGACGAGCAGAAGGTAGACATCGCTATGCGTGTTGTAGCCGACCACCTTCGTGCTGTTGCTTTCTCTATTGCTGATGGTCAGTTGCCAAGCAATGCAAAAGCAGGGTACGTTATTCGTCGAATCCTTCGCCGTGCCGTTCGTTACGCTTATACCTTCCTTGATCAGAAGGAAGCTTTCATGTATAAGTTGCTCAACGTGTTGGTACGTGAGATGGGTACTGCATATCCAGAACTCACCGCACAGCGTGAGTTGATTGGTCGCGTAATGAAGGAAGAGGAAGACTCATTCCTTCGCACATTGGAAAAGGGTATCATGCTCCTTAACGGTGCAATGGACGAGCTGAAGGCACATGGTCAGACTCAACTCGATGGTAAGGAGGCTTTCCGCCTCTTCGACACCTACGGTTTCCCACTCGACCTCACCGAACTTATCTGCGCAGAGAACGGATATACCGTTGACGAGAAGCAGTTCAATGAGGAGATGGAACAGCAGAAGGCACGTGCTCGCAATGCAGCCGCTGTAGAGAATGGTGACTGGGAAGTACTGCGTGAAGGCGAACAGGAGTTTGTTGGTTACGACTATACAGAATATGAGTGCCACATCCTCCGTTACCGCAAGGTGACTCAGAAGAAGAACAGTTTCTATGAGCTTGTTCTCGATTATACTCCTTTCTATGGAGAGATGGGTGGTCAGGTAGGTGACCAAGGTGTACTTGTTAGCGAGGACGAGACTATTAATGTCATCGATACCAAGCGTGAAAACAACCAGAGTGTACACATTGTTAAGGAATTGCCAAAGAACCTTGAGGCAGACTTCATGGCTTGTATTGACACTGAGAAGCGTGACGCTTCAGCTGCCAACCACACCGCAACCCACCTTCTCGACTATGCTTTGAAGCAGGTTCTCGGCGAGCATGCTGAGCAGAAGGGTTCATACGTAAGTCCTGACACCCTCCGCTTTGACGTTTCTCACTTCCAAAAGATTACCGATGAGGAACTTCGTAAGGTAGAGAGACTCGTTAATGAGATGATTCGTAAGGATTATCCTATGGACGAGCATCGTGATACCCCAATGGAGGAAGCAAAGAAGATGGGTGCAGTAGCCCTCTTCGGAGAGAAGTATGGCGACAAGGTTCGCGTTGTTCGCTTCGGTCCAAGCTGTGAGTTCTGTGGTGGTATTCATGCCACATCAACAGGTCGCATCGGCTTCTTTAAGATTGTTGGCGAGAGCAGTGTAGCAGCAGGTGTACGCCGTATCGAGGCTATGACAGGTGAAACATGCGAGAATGCCATCTACGCTCTTGAAGATACTTTGCGTGATTTAAAATCAATGTTCAACAATGCTAAGGACCTCAAAGCAGTTCTTACAAAGTTTGTTGAAGAGAACGACAGTATTAAGAAGGAGCTTGAGAGCTTCCGTGCCCAAGCTGTTAGCCGTGCTGCAAAGAATATGGTTGAGCATGCTGAGACCGTAAATGGCGTGCATGTCGTAAAGGCTGTGTTGCCAATCGACCCAGCTTCTGCCAAGGACATCGTCTTCAAGGTACGTGAAGCATTGCCAGAGAAACTTGTTTGCGTACTCGGCTCTGTATACGAGAATCGTCCTCTCTTATCAATCATGCTCAGTGATGACATGGTGAAAGATCATGACCTGAACGCTGGTAAGATTATTCGCGAGGCTGCTAAACTCATCCAAGGTGGCGGTGGCGGTCAGCCACACTACGCTCAGGCTGGTGGTAAGAATGCAGATGGTATCAGATCAGCTGTGGATAAAGTGATTGAATTAATTAGCTTATAA
- the lpxB gene encoding lipid-A-disaccharide synthase, with translation MKYYLIVGEASGDLHASRLMQSLMQYDPEAEFRFFGGDLMAKVGGTRVKHYRELAYMGFVPVLLHLPTIFKNMKMCKEDIMRWKPDAVILVDYPGFNLSIAKFVKKNTNIPVYYYISPKIWAWKEWRIKAIKRDVKEMFSILPFEVPFYEKKHNYKIHYVGNPTAEEVDNFRHVYSESKYEFCQRNGLSSKPIIALLAGSRKQEIKDNLPSMLEAARHFEDYQMVVAAAPSITESYYRKFLNDSEAKMVKTQTYELLSHATVALVTSGTATLETALLNVPQVVCYETPVPKLIRFSFKHIIKVRFISLVNLIADKEIVQELLADRFSIRNIANELYRILPGQPSRERMLADYQLVRERLGNEVAPDNAARIMVEKLTGRQVYELSSEPENEYVSEQTYE, from the coding sequence ATGAAGTATTACCTGATAGTTGGTGAAGCATCTGGCGACTTACATGCCTCACGCCTTATGCAGTCGTTGATGCAGTATGATCCAGAGGCTGAGTTTCGCTTCTTTGGTGGTGACCTGATGGCGAAAGTGGGGGGTACACGTGTGAAGCATTATCGTGAACTTGCCTATATGGGGTTCGTTCCTGTATTGCTGCATCTGCCCACTATCTTCAAGAATATGAAGATGTGCAAGGAAGACATCATGCGGTGGAAGCCTGATGCGGTCATCCTTGTCGACTATCCAGGGTTTAATCTTAGTATTGCAAAGTTTGTAAAGAAGAATACCAATATTCCTGTCTATTACTATATCTCCCCAAAGATATGGGCATGGAAGGAGTGGCGTATCAAAGCTATCAAGCGTGATGTAAAAGAAATGTTCTCTATTCTTCCGTTTGAAGTTCCTTTCTATGAGAAGAAACATAATTACAAAATACATTACGTTGGTAATCCGACTGCCGAGGAGGTTGATAATTTCCGTCATGTCTATTCGGAGTCGAAATATGAGTTCTGTCAGCGTAATGGCTTGTCTTCTAAGCCAATTATAGCTCTTCTTGCTGGTAGTCGTAAGCAGGAGATAAAGGATAATTTGCCTTCAATGTTGGAGGCTGCACGTCATTTTGAGGATTATCAGATGGTGGTTGCAGCAGCACCATCTATCACTGAAAGTTACTATAGAAAGTTTTTAAATGACAGCGAGGCAAAGATGGTGAAGACACAAACTTATGAACTTCTGAGTCATGCTACAGTAGCACTCGTTACCAGTGGTACAGCAACGCTTGAGACAGCTTTGCTGAATGTTCCACAGGTTGTCTGCTACGAAACGCCAGTTCCAAAGTTGATTCGCTTTTCTTTTAAACATATTATTAAGGTGCGTTTTATCTCGCTTGTCAATCTTATTGCCGACAAGGAGATTGTGCAAGAACTTCTTGCTGATCGTTTCTCAATTCGCAATATTGCCAACGAGTTGTATCGGATCCTTCCTGGTCAACCTTCGCGTGAACGTATGTTAGCTGATTATCAACTTGTTCGTGAACGATTAGGTAACGAGGTAGCACCTGATAATGCGGCAAGAATTATGGTCGAAAAGCTAACAGGTAGACAGGTTTATGAGTTGTCAAGTGAACCTGAAAACGAGTATGTTAGTGAGCAAACTTATGAATAA
- a CDS encoding DUF6642 family protein, which produces MVNKVFCLETEWEQSVYDLKYDSQAKPMLEFLSNSCGIDFSFRQVATPSDFKYYISHLKQASYKDFSIVYLCFHGEKGIITFAGADNKGKYSICSLMDFANENEGIFRGKFVHFGSCRTLKMNDSEIKQFKKLTGAIMVSGYERSVEMTTSFIFEAWLLNTLYLYPNLRATSLMNRAQKEMPYYVDKFKFMAL; this is translated from the coding sequence ATGGTAAATAAAGTTTTTTGTTTAGAAACGGAGTGGGAACAGAGTGTATATGATTTGAAATATGATTCTCAGGCAAAGCCTATGTTAGAGTTTTTAAGTAACTCCTGTGGTATAGACTTTTCTTTTAGACAAGTTGCAACTCCATCAGATTTTAAATACTATATAAGTCATTTAAAGCAGGCTTCATATAAGGATTTTTCTATTGTGTATTTATGCTTTCATGGCGAAAAGGGTATTATTACCTTTGCCGGGGCAGATAATAAGGGTAAGTACTCGATATGCAGTTTGATGGATTTCGCTAACGAAAATGAAGGAATCTTTAGAGGAAAGTTTGTTCATTTTGGAAGTTGCAGAACTTTAAAGATGAATGATAGTGAGATTAAGCAGTTCAAGAAACTGACAGGTGCAATAATGGTCTCTGGCTATGAGAGGAGTGTTGAAATGACCACAAGTTTCATCTTTGAAGCATGGTTGTTAAACACTTTATATCTTTATCCGAACTTAAGAGCGACGTCACTGATGAATAGGGCACAGAAAGAAATGCCTTATTATGTAGATAAGTTTAAATTTATGGCATTATAA
- a CDS encoding ParA family protein yields the protein MGKIIALANQKGGVGKTTTTINLAASLATLEKSVLVIDADPQANASSGLGVDIKEVDCSLYECIIDHADIKDAIYTTDIEGLDIVPSHIDLVGAEIEMLKLNGREKVMSSLLTPIRDDYDYILIDCSPSLGLITVNALTAADSVIIPVQCEYFALEGISKLLNTIKIIKSKLNPKLEIEGFLLTMYDSRLRLARQIYDEVKRHFQELVFKAVIQRNVKLSESPSHGLPVILYDADSTGAKNHLSLAKEIIEKNKK from the coding sequence ATGGGAAAGATTATCGCACTTGCCAACCAAAAAGGCGGCGTCGGAAAGACGACTACCACCATTAACTTGGCGGCTTCTTTAGCAACGCTTGAGAAGTCTGTACTGGTGATTGATGCCGATCCGCAGGCGAATGCCTCCAGCGGTTTGGGCGTGGATATCAAAGAGGTGGATTGTTCGCTTTACGAATGTATCATTGACCATGCCGACATAAAAGACGCTATCTACACAACTGACATAGAAGGATTGGACATTGTTCCAAGCCATATCGACCTTGTTGGAGCTGAAATTGAGATGTTGAAGCTTAATGGTCGTGAGAAGGTTATGAGCAGTTTACTTACTCCAATCCGTGACGATTACGATTACATCCTGATAGACTGTAGTCCGTCACTCGGTTTGATTACTGTCAATGCATTGACAGCAGCAGACTCTGTTATCATTCCTGTGCAGTGTGAATACTTTGCATTGGAAGGTATCAGCAAGTTGTTGAACACCATTAAGATTATCAAGAGTAAGCTAAATCCAAAGTTGGAGATAGAGGGCTTCCTGCTGACGATGTACGACAGTCGTCTGCGTCTTGCCCGTCAGATTTACGATGAGGTGAAGCGCCACTTCCAAGAGTTAGTTTTCAAGGCTGTTATCCAGCGTAACGTGAAACTCTCTGAGAGTCCGAGTCATGGTTTACCAGTTATCCTCTATGATGCTGACTCTACAGGTGCAAAGAATCATCTTAGCCTTGCAAAGGAAATCATTGAAAAGAATAAGAAATAA
- a CDS encoding ParB/RepB/Spo0J family partition protein: MAVQKKYNRNAKTNALGRGLDALISTEAVSTQGSSTINEVALEQIEANPNQPRREFDPVALEELANSIRELGLVQPITLRQIDENRFQIIAGERRWRASQLAGLKAVPAYIRTIKDENVMELALVENIQREDLNAIEIALAYEHLLEKSGMTQERVAERVGKSRAAIANYLRLLKLPALVQMGLQKKEIDMGHARALLSLDSPSLQLKLYREILKNGYSVRKVEELCQQLNNGEDIQSAKKKISARTRLPEEFNILKQRLSSFFDTKVQMSCNADGKGKISIPFASEEELLHIMEVMDKMK, from the coding sequence ATGGCTGTACAAAAGAAATATAATCGAAACGCAAAGACCAATGCCCTCGGCCGTGGTCTGGATGCCTTAATATCTACTGAAGCTGTCAGTACACAAGGAAGTTCTACTATCAACGAGGTTGCCTTAGAACAGATTGAAGCGAATCCAAACCAACCTCGTCGAGAATTCGACCCTGTTGCGTTGGAAGAGTTGGCGAATAGTATTCGTGAGTTAGGACTCGTTCAGCCGATTACACTGCGCCAGATAGATGAGAATCGCTTCCAAATTATTGCTGGTGAGCGCCGTTGGCGTGCCAGTCAGTTGGCAGGCTTGAAAGCTGTTCCAGCCTATATCCGTACGATTAAGGACGAGAATGTAATGGAGTTGGCGCTGGTTGAGAACATCCAGCGTGAGGACTTGAATGCGATTGAGATTGCTTTGGCTTACGAACATCTGCTTGAAAAGAGCGGAATGACACAGGAGCGTGTAGCAGAGCGTGTGGGTAAGAGCCGTGCTGCTATTGCTAACTACCTTCGTTTATTGAAGCTTCCTGCATTGGTACAGATGGGTCTGCAAAAGAAAGAAATAGACATGGGACATGCTCGTGCATTGCTTTCTTTGGATAGTCCTTCACTGCAATTGAAACTCTATCGTGAGATTTTAAAGAACGGATATAGTGTTCGCAAGGTTGAAGAACTGTGTCAGCAACTCAATAACGGAGAAGATATCCAGAGTGCAAAGAAGAAGATTTCTGCTCGCACTCGCCTTCCAGAGGAGTTTAATATCCTCAAGCAGCGACTCTCATCATTCTTCGATACGAAGGTACAGATGAGTTGTAACGCTGATGGAAAGGGTAAGATTAGTATTCCGTTTGCATCAGAAGAGGAATTACTTCACATCATGGAAGTGATGGATAAGATGAAGTAA